From Numida meleagris isolate 19003 breed g44 Domestic line chromosome 4, NumMel1.0, whole genome shotgun sequence, the proteins below share one genomic window:
- the EXOSC9 gene encoding exosome complex component RRP45 isoform X2, translating to MAAPGFEPGRQSELLVKLNRLIERCLRNSKCIDTESLCVVAGEKVWQIRVDLHLLNHDGNIIDAASIAGIVALCHFRRPDVSVQGKEVTVYSPEERDPVPLSIHHMPICVSFAFFQQGTYLLVDPNEREERVMDGLLVIAMNKHREICTIQSSGGIMLLKDQVLRCSKITAVKVAEITELIQKALENDQKVRKEGGKFGFAESIPNQKITAFKMDSAPVDTNNVEEQAEEIITKADPPSEVFAKPILHTPGTAQIGEGIENAWGDLEDSEREEAAEDEGESSATAFECQRIETEDTSMLSEAKDEPIVLSDSEEEEVVILEPQEVPKKTRPQTNLRQESTSKKAFNKKRRKKRTSR from the exons ATGGCCGCACCTGGCTTTGAGCCTGGCAG GCAATCTGAGTTATTGGTGAAACTGAACAGACTCATAGAACGATGCCTGAGAAATTCCAAATGTATAGATACTGAGTCTCTCTGCGTTGTTGCTGGTGAAAAG GTCTGGCAAATTCGTGTGGACCTGCACCTGTTAAATCATGATGGTAACATTATTGATGCTGCTAGCATAGCAGGAATCGTGGCCCTGTGCCATTTTCGCAGACCAGATGTTTCTGTGCAAGGAAAAGAAGTAACAGTG TACTCTCCTGAGGAGCGTGACCCTGTGCCCCTGAGCATCCACCACATGCCTATTTGTGTCAGTTTTGCCTTCTTCCAGCAGGG GACATATTTGTTGGTGGATCCAAATGAACGAGAGGAACGTGTAATGGATGGCCTCCTTGTAATTGCCATGAATAAACATCGTGAAATTTGTACCATCCAGTCCAGTGGAGGGATTATGCTATTAAAGGATCAG GTTCTGAGATGCAGTAAAATAACAGCTGTTAAGGTTGCAGAAATAACAGAACTAATTCAGAAAGCTTTGGAGAACGACCAGAAAGTTAG GAAAGAAGGTGGGAAGTTTGGCTTCGCAGAATCTATACCAAATCAAAAGATCACTGCCTTCAAAATGGACAGTGCTCCTGTAGATACCAACAATGTGGAAGaacaagcagaagaaatcatAACTAAAGCTGACCCTCCTTCAGAAGT TTTTGCCAAACCAATATTGCACACTCCCGGCACAGCGCAAATTGGGGAAGGAATAGAGAATGCCTGGGGAGACCTTGAAGATTCTGagagggaagaagcagcagaggaCGAAGGTGAAAGCAGCGCCACTGCTTTTGAATGCCAGAGAATAGAAACAGAGGATACAAGTATGCTGAGTGAAGCTAAAG atgaaCCTATTGTACTGTCTGAcagtgaagaggaagaagttGTCATTCTGGAACCACAGGAAGTACCGAAGAAAACAAG ACCGCAGACCAACTTGAGACAAGAAAGTACAAGTAAGAAAGCATTTaacaaaaagaggagaaagaagagaacttCTCGTTAA
- the EXOSC9 gene encoding exosome complex component RRP45 isoform X1, whose protein sequence is MKETPLSNCERRFLLRAIQERKRLDGRQCYDYRNVRISFGPERGCCVVELGKTRVLGQVSCELVPPKPNRATEGILFCNLELSPMAAPGFEPGRQSELLVKLNRLIERCLRNSKCIDTESLCVVAGEKVWQIRVDLHLLNHDGNIIDAASIAGIVALCHFRRPDVSVQGKEVTVYSPEERDPVPLSIHHMPICVSFAFFQQGTYLLVDPNEREERVMDGLLVIAMNKHREICTIQSSGGIMLLKDQVLRCSKITAVKVAEITELIQKALENDQKVRKEGGKFGFAESIPNQKITAFKMDSAPVDTNNVEEQAEEIITKADPPSEVFAKPILHTPGTAQIGEGIENAWGDLEDSEREEAAEDEGESSATAFECQRIETEDTSMLSEAKDEPIVLSDSEEEEVVILEPQEVPKKTRPQTNLRQESTSKKAFNKKRRKKRTSR, encoded by the exons ATGAAGGAGACGCCGCTGTCGAACTGCGAGCGGCGCTTCTTGCTGCGCGCCATCCAGGAGAGGAAG CGGCTGGACGGGCGGCAGTGCTACGACTACCGCAATGTGCGCATCTCCTTCGGGCCCGAGCGTGGCTGCTGCGTGGTGGAGCTGGGGAAGACCAG ggTGCTTGGGCAGGTCTCATGTGAACTTGTTCCCCCGAAGCCAAATCGGGCTACAGAAGGTATACTTTTCTGTAACCTTGAGCTCTCACCGATGGCCGCACCTGGCTTTGAGCCTGGCAG GCAATCTGAGTTATTGGTGAAACTGAACAGACTCATAGAACGATGCCTGAGAAATTCCAAATGTATAGATACTGAGTCTCTCTGCGTTGTTGCTGGTGAAAAG GTCTGGCAAATTCGTGTGGACCTGCACCTGTTAAATCATGATGGTAACATTATTGATGCTGCTAGCATAGCAGGAATCGTGGCCCTGTGCCATTTTCGCAGACCAGATGTTTCTGTGCAAGGAAAAGAAGTAACAGTG TACTCTCCTGAGGAGCGTGACCCTGTGCCCCTGAGCATCCACCACATGCCTATTTGTGTCAGTTTTGCCTTCTTCCAGCAGGG GACATATTTGTTGGTGGATCCAAATGAACGAGAGGAACGTGTAATGGATGGCCTCCTTGTAATTGCCATGAATAAACATCGTGAAATTTGTACCATCCAGTCCAGTGGAGGGATTATGCTATTAAAGGATCAG GTTCTGAGATGCAGTAAAATAACAGCTGTTAAGGTTGCAGAAATAACAGAACTAATTCAGAAAGCTTTGGAGAACGACCAGAAAGTTAG GAAAGAAGGTGGGAAGTTTGGCTTCGCAGAATCTATACCAAATCAAAAGATCACTGCCTTCAAAATGGACAGTGCTCCTGTAGATACCAACAATGTGGAAGaacaagcagaagaaatcatAACTAAAGCTGACCCTCCTTCAGAAGT TTTTGCCAAACCAATATTGCACACTCCCGGCACAGCGCAAATTGGGGAAGGAATAGAGAATGCCTGGGGAGACCTTGAAGATTCTGagagggaagaagcagcagaggaCGAAGGTGAAAGCAGCGCCACTGCTTTTGAATGCCAGAGAATAGAAACAGAGGATACAAGTATGCTGAGTGAAGCTAAAG atgaaCCTATTGTACTGTCTGAcagtgaagaggaagaagttGTCATTCTGGAACCACAGGAAGTACCGAAGAAAACAAG ACCGCAGACCAACTTGAGACAAGAAAGTACAAGTAAGAAAGCATTTaacaaaaagaggagaaagaagagaacttCTCGTTAA
- the CCNA2 gene encoding cyclin-A2 isoform X1 has protein sequence MELSLDSPSIMDISITSEPEERRPNVNNVPDYITDIHTYLREMEVKCKPKIGYMKKQPDITNNMRAILVDWLVEVGEEYKLQNETLHLAVNYIDRFLSSMSVLRGKLQLVGTAAMLLASKFEEIYPPEVAEFVYITDDTYNKKQVLRMEHLILKVLSFDLAAPTINQFLTQYFLHQQTNAKVESLSMYLGELTLIDADPYLKYLPSVIAAAAFHLAGYTITGQTWPESLCKVTGYTLEHIKPCLMDLHKTYLKAAQHTQQSIREKYKSTKRGNMYIQEHVCHSCDMSW, from the exons ATGGAGCTCAGCCTCG ATTCCCCAAGTATCATGGATATCTCGATAACTTCGGAACCGGAAGAGAGAAGACCAAACGTTAACAATGTGCCAGATTACATCACCGATATCCACACGTACCTTAGGGAAATGGAG GTAAAATGCAAGCCTAAAATAGGCTACATGAAGAAGCAGCCTGACATCACCAACAACATGCGGGCTATTCTGGTGGACTGGCTGGTGGAAGTTGGAGAAGAGTACAAACTACAGAATGAAACTCTGCACTTAGCTGTAAATTACATTGACAGGTTTCTTTCTTCGATGTCTGTTTTGAGAGGAAAGCTTCAGCTTGTGGGTACTGCGGCTATGCTTCTTGCATC GAAGTTTGAGGAAATCTACCCCCCTGAAGTAGCAGAGTTTGTCTACATCACAGATGACACCTATAACAAGAAGCAAGTTCTGAGGATGGAGCACTTAATTTTGAAGGTTTTGTCATTTGATTTGGCAGCTCCGACGATCAACCAGTTCCTCACTCAGTATTTCCTGCATCAGCAGACAAATGCTAAAGTCGAGAGCTTATCGATG TATCTTGGAGAGCTGACTCTAATTGATGCTGATCCTTACTTGAAATACTTGCCATCAGTtattgctgctgcagcatttcatCTAGCAGGCTATACAATCACTGGACAAACTTGG cCTGAATCTCTGTGCAAAGTGACAGGCTACACCCTTGAACACATTAAGCCTTGCCTCATGGACCTTCACAAGACCTACCTCAAAGCAGCACAACACACGCAACAGTCCATAAGGGAAAAGTACAAGAGCACAAA GAGAGGGAATATGTATATACAGGAACATGTGTGCCACAGTTGTGACATGAGCTGGTGA
- the CCNA2 gene encoding cyclin-A2 isoform X2, producing MLAEQENQENVPPAAKAPPPAAGTRVALGLLRGGPRRADGPLPQAARNGEGHGAAAGRHQPFSVYVDEPEEERRRPQRKKERDEEAADALGLRAALGTVGERRPLAPLGNAMELSLDSPSIMDISITSEPEERRPNVNNVPDYITDIHTYLREMEVKCKPKIGYMKKQPDITNNMRAILVDWLVEVGEEYKLQNETLHLAVNYIDRFLSSMSVLRGKLQLVGTAAMLLASKFEEIYPPEVAEFVYITDDTYNKKQVLRMEHLILKVLSFDLAAPTINQFLTQYFLHQQTNAKVESLSMYLGELTLIDADPYLKYLPSVIAAAAFHLAGYTITGQTWPESLCKVTGYTLEHIKPCLMDLHKTYLKAAQHTQQSIREKYKSTKYHAVSLIDPPETLDL from the exons ATGCTGGCGGAGCAGGAGAACCAGGAGAACGTCCCCCCGGCCGCCAAagccccgccgcccgccgccggcACCCGCGTGGCGTTGGGGCTGCTGCGGGGCGGCC CACGGCGCGCTGACGGACCGCTCCCGCAGGCGGCGCGGAACGGGGAGGGCCAcggcgcggcggcggggcggcacCAGCCCTTCAGCGTCTACGTGGACGAGCCCGAAGAGGAGCGGCGGCGGCCCCAGAGAAAGAAGGAGCGGGATGAGGAGGCGGCGGACGCGCTGGGGCTGCGGGCCGCCCTCGGGACCGTGGGGGAGCGGCGGCCCCTGGCGCCCCTGGGCAACGCCATGGAGCTCAGCCTCG ATTCCCCAAGTATCATGGATATCTCGATAACTTCGGAACCGGAAGAGAGAAGACCAAACGTTAACAATGTGCCAGATTACATCACCGATATCCACACGTACCTTAGGGAAATGGAG GTAAAATGCAAGCCTAAAATAGGCTACATGAAGAAGCAGCCTGACATCACCAACAACATGCGGGCTATTCTGGTGGACTGGCTGGTGGAAGTTGGAGAAGAGTACAAACTACAGAATGAAACTCTGCACTTAGCTGTAAATTACATTGACAGGTTTCTTTCTTCGATGTCTGTTTTGAGAGGAAAGCTTCAGCTTGTGGGTACTGCGGCTATGCTTCTTGCATC GAAGTTTGAGGAAATCTACCCCCCTGAAGTAGCAGAGTTTGTCTACATCACAGATGACACCTATAACAAGAAGCAAGTTCTGAGGATGGAGCACTTAATTTTGAAGGTTTTGTCATTTGATTTGGCAGCTCCGACGATCAACCAGTTCCTCACTCAGTATTTCCTGCATCAGCAGACAAATGCTAAAGTCGAGAGCTTATCGATG TATCTTGGAGAGCTGACTCTAATTGATGCTGATCCTTACTTGAAATACTTGCCATCAGTtattgctgctgcagcatttcatCTAGCAGGCTATACAATCACTGGACAAACTTGG cCTGAATCTCTGTGCAAAGTGACAGGCTACACCCTTGAACACATTAAGCCTTGCCTCATGGACCTTCACAAGACCTACCTCAAAGCAGCACAACACACGCAACAGTCCATAAGGGAAAAGTACAAGAGCACAAA GTACCATGCAGTATCGCTTATTGACCCACCAGAGACACTAGATTTGTAA